A genomic stretch from Antarcticibacterium flavum includes:
- a CDS encoding stage II sporulation protein M: MREAAFVKQNKNKWLKFEEELHNKKSPDPQAISHLYLEVTDDLSYAKTFYSGSNTVTYLNGLAAKAHQRIYTNRKEPGNVFLNFYTRDFPKMFYRHQKQLLLSFLIFSIFIAVGVFSASSDAAFVRAILGDAYVNMTLENIAREDPMAVYKQMGEVDMFLGITINNIRVALMAYTFGILAGLGTVYILMQNAIMLGSFQYFFHEQGMLWESARTIWIHGTIEISVIIIAGCAGLVVGKSILFPGTYPRLTSFVKGVKEGLKIVLSTIPFFIIAGFLEGFVTRLTGMPDFLAIIIITVSLLSILFYYVYYPIYLNNKKLNANK, translated from the coding sequence ATGCGCGAGGCTGCTTTCGTGAAGCAAAATAAGAATAAATGGCTGAAATTCGAAGAGGAGCTACACAATAAAAAATCTCCAGATCCTCAGGCTATTTCCCATCTTTACCTGGAGGTAACAGATGATCTTAGCTACGCAAAAACCTTTTATTCCGGCAGCAATACCGTTACCTATCTTAATGGGCTGGCAGCAAAGGCACATCAAAGGATTTATACCAACAGAAAAGAACCTGGAAACGTTTTTTTGAACTTTTACACCCGCGATTTTCCCAAAATGTTTTACAGGCATCAAAAACAGCTGCTTTTGAGCTTTTTGATATTCAGTATTTTTATAGCTGTAGGTGTTTTTTCGGCATCGAGTGATGCTGCATTTGTAAGAGCGATATTAGGCGATGCCTATGTTAATATGACTCTCGAGAATATAGCCAGGGAAGATCCTATGGCCGTGTATAAGCAAATGGGAGAGGTCGATATGTTCCTGGGTATCACCATAAATAATATACGGGTGGCCCTTATGGCTTATACTTTTGGCATCCTTGCCGGCCTGGGAACCGTTTACATCCTCATGCAAAATGCCATTATGCTGGGGTCCTTTCAGTATTTTTTTCACGAGCAGGGAATGCTTTGGGAATCTGCCAGAACGATCTGGATCCATGGCACCATTGAGATATCTGTAATAATTATTGCGGGATGCGCAGGACTGGTAGTTGGTAAAAGCATCCTTTTTCCGGGGACATATCCCCGGCTTACCTCGTTTGTTAAAGGGGTCAAAGAAGGACTTAAAATTGTATTAAGCACCATTCCCTTTTTTATAATCGCGGGATTTCTCGAGGGCTTTGTTACCAGGCTTACGGGAATGCCAGACTTCCTTGCAATTATAATAATAACTGTTTCGTTGCTTAGCATCCTGTTCTACTATGTCTACTATCCTATCTATCTAAACAACAAAAAATTAAATGCAAACAAATAG